In a genomic window of Pseudomonas putida:
- the cysN gene encoding sulfate adenylyltransferase subunit CysN: MSHASDLISEDILAYLGQHERKELLRFLTCGNVDDGKSTLIGRLLHDSKMIYEDHLEAITRDSKKVGTTGEDIDLALLVDGLQAEREQGITIDVAYRYFSTAKRKFIIADTPGHEQYTRNMATGASTCDLAIILVDARYGVQTQTRRHSFIASLLGIKHIVVAINKMDLKNFDQGVFESIKADYLKFAEGLKLKPTSMHFVPMSALKGDNVVNKSERSPWYTGQSLMEILETVEVAGDRNFTDMRFPVQYVNRPNLNFRGFAGTLASGIVKKGDEVVVLPSGKSSRVKSIVTFEGELEHAGPGQAVTLTMEDEIDISRGDLLVHADNVPPVTDSFEAMLVWMAEEPMLPGKKYDIKRATSYVPGSIASIVNKVDVNTLEEGPASALQLNEIGKVKIALDAPIALDGYDSNRTTGAFIVIDRLTNGTVGAGMIVAQPVAHGTSTHHGKLAHVATEERALRFGQQPATVLFSGLSGAGKSTLAYAVERKLFDLGRAVFVLDGQNLRHDLNKGLPQDRAGRTENWRRAAHVARQFNEAGLLTLAAFVAPSAEGREQAKDLIGKDRLLTVYVQASPAVCAERDPQGLYAAAGDNIPGESFPYDVPLDADLVIDTQSVSLEDGVKQVLDLLRKRGAI, encoded by the coding sequence ATGTCGCACGCATCTGATTTGATCAGCGAGGACATCCTCGCCTACCTGGGCCAGCACGAACGTAAAGAGCTGCTGCGCTTTCTGACCTGCGGTAACGTCGATGACGGCAAGAGCACCCTGATCGGGCGCCTGCTGCACGACTCCAAGATGATCTACGAAGATCACCTGGAAGCGATCACCCGCGACTCGAAAAAAGTCGGCACCACCGGCGAAGACATCGACCTGGCGTTGCTGGTCGACGGCCTGCAGGCCGAGCGTGAGCAGGGCATCACCATCGATGTCGCCTACCGCTACTTCTCCACCGCCAAGCGCAAATTCATCATCGCCGACACCCCGGGCCATGAGCAGTACACCCGCAACATGGCCACCGGTGCGTCCACCTGTGACCTGGCGATCATCCTGGTCGATGCCCGTTACGGCGTGCAGACCCAGACCCGTCGCCACAGCTTCATCGCCTCCCTGCTGGGCATCAAGCACATCGTCGTCGCCATCAACAAGATGGACCTCAAGAACTTCGATCAGGGCGTGTTCGAGTCGATCAAGGCCGACTACCTGAAGTTCGCTGAAGGCCTGAAGCTCAAGCCGACCAGCATGCATTTCGTACCGATGTCGGCCCTCAAGGGCGACAACGTGGTGAACAAGTCCGAGCGCTCGCCGTGGTACACCGGCCAGTCGCTGATGGAAATCCTCGAGACCGTGGAAGTGGCGGGCGACCGCAACTTCACCGACATGCGTTTCCCGGTGCAGTACGTCAACCGTCCGAACCTGAACTTCCGCGGTTTCGCCGGCACCCTGGCCAGCGGCATCGTCAAGAAAGGCGACGAAGTGGTGGTGCTGCCGTCGGGCAAGAGCAGCCGCGTGAAATCCATCGTCACCTTCGAAGGTGAACTGGAACACGCAGGTCCAGGCCAGGCCGTCACGCTCACCATGGAAGACGAAATCGACATCTCCCGTGGCGACCTGCTGGTTCACGCCGACAACGTTCCGCCAGTCACCGACAGCTTCGAAGCGATGCTGGTGTGGATGGCCGAAGAGCCGATGCTGCCGGGCAAGAAATACGACATCAAGCGCGCCACCAGTTACGTGCCGGGCTCCATCGCCAGCATCGTCAACAAGGTCGACGTGAACACCCTGGAGGAAGGCCCTGCCAGTGCGTTGCAGTTGAATGAAATCGGCAAGGTCAAGATCGCGCTCGACGCGCCGATTGCCCTTGATGGTTACGACAGCAACCGCACCACCGGTGCGTTCATCGTCATCGACCGCCTCACCAACGGCACCGTTGGCGCGGGTATGATCGTCGCGCAACCCGTTGCGCACGGCACCAGCACTCACCACGGCAAGCTGGCCCACGTTGCCACTGAAGAGCGCGCCCTGCGCTTCGGTCAGCAGCCAGCTACCGTGTTGTTCAGCGGCCTGTCCGGCGCGGGTAAATCCACCCTGGCCTACGCGGTCGAGCGCAAGCTGTTCGACCTGGGTCGTGCTGTGTTCGTGCTCGATGGCCAGAACCTGCGTCACGACCTGAACAAAGGTCTGCCACAGGATCGCGCCGGGCGTACCGAGAACTGGCGCCGGGCCGCGCACGTGGCGCGTCAGTTCAACGAAGCCGGTCTGTTGACCCTGGCAGCGTTCGTTGCACCGAGTGCCGAAGGTCGCGAGCAGGCCAAGGACCTGATCGGCAAGGATCGTCTGCTGACGGTCTACGTCCAGGCTTCGCCAGCGGTCTGCGCCGAGCGTGACCCACAAGGCCTGT